In Nasonia vitripennis strain AsymCx chromosome 2, Nvit_psr_1.1, whole genome shotgun sequence, a genomic segment contains:
- the LOC100118667 gene encoding protein ECT2 isoform X8: MEEQSVHSSTSDINSEEAVKTEYLIIPRKKRICLVGAASEDPALGAAAQQFNVPVLKSETGVEYIEDTTYCTYFILKQFEGVEYDNLRKSAHRILGPTALLQLAEKKESLPSINRPMYTQSMLGTVVAFTGFRKKEELTKLINMIHHMGGSIRKEMGLKVTHLIANCCGGEKYRYAVTFRVPVMSSDWVSALWDMRDSLSSCSGNNEELVANFKLKPFFGARVCFFGFPEDEKRHMCEVLQQQGGEPTEITDPNCTHVVTDLGKHRYRITNSAKNPLPYLRFSNDTLQLELALANKSLSYSFEYYDPYTNTIPSPAKSIFASRLLSMGKRKFQHDDDKPTHENVSQDSAICMDYSNDLPSPNSEPAAMTFEEISEEDEETMDRTLSIGESSEDLWTDGTMDVDSGIDDVRTMRKSVSLISKYEHGKIYGTNTLAGKKHTPLKNVQSCSLIAFNSSGKKVATPRRYIRWKRSSSHTGTPNKQLTSCASEPKLRTHVTKRHSYQTASVTFSDSVNYLNASAGEGKKTKTRKSSKTLTKALKQSSALFSKISEIVFPSTFKQYMPVTPCRPSQQQRREDDCVTRQKYTPLPSPLPVPAKMARLGSDSDCKVRVSQQQQETQCVSVTDLTAQKNLTPKCARNIKRAPEKSFLVVVDESNVNALPDLASARAHIVKAEWFWTSVQNEGAADEKDYLFEDYLEQVMSPSASARRDSQQAATPTTASTRRKRKRLAETLSSLVQNGADSPALHKRRSSISDAGHLSVSGSFLDCTASPDKQLLDEVEAVNTDSARKNLSPRHQVFLELVQTESNYVGILSTIMTLFKSPLEDLIETSGELLNSTEAKIIFGNFPPIYEVHKQMLEELRFCANHWSEENSIGNIFLKFASDLVKAYPPYVNFFENTKEMLDQCDQNKPRFHAFLKICQTKPECGRQSLKELLIKPVQRLPSISLLLNDILKHTHKSNPDHSALEKSLSSIKEVMTYINEDKRKTEGQLAMFDIFNEIDNCPPHLVSSHRSFIGKCDVQELSEGLSGRGDHLVFFLFTDMLEICKKRSKAFNSMKSPNTVNGLHSVKMSQVKPYKHIKMLSLSTVKKVVDIRETEECRNVFALMVRSNQELKEKLYSFTITDEEVNKTNYLRTLCRQMANTVCKADADTFLISLDHSQLEIDTSDVALGTLSKAFKFASRTRMKVGRAFSFNKTPSKLKRAMSTMMSPFGSTNSLTPASQQLAQMRLASCNNINELGNGGSGSPSRDEVLVAPMSVQPTRKAKCSTLSMASLRRL; encoded by the exons ATGGAAGAGCAGAGCGTGCACAGCAGTACCAGCGATATAAATAGTGAGGAGGCCGTCAAGACTGAAT ATCTAATTATACCTCGCAAAAAGAGGATATGCCTCGTTGGTGCAGCCAGTGAGGATCCTGCATTAGGTGCTGCAGCTCAGCAGTTCAACGTTCCAGTTCTTAAGTCAGAGACTGGTGTAGAATATATAGAAGATACAACCTACTGCACTTATTTTATACTCAAGCAATTTGAAGGAGTCGAATATGACAACTTACGCAAAAGTGCACACAG GATTTTGGGGCCAACAGCTTTATTACAGCTGGCGGAGAAGAAGGAATCGTTACCTAGTATTAACAGACCAATGTACACACAGTCTATGCTAGGTACTGTTGTTGCATTTACAGGCTtcaggaaaaaagaagaattg ACCAAACTCATCAACATGATTCATCACATGGGTGGCAGCATTAGGAAAGAAATGGGGTTAAAAGTGACGCACCTCATCGCGAATTGCTGTGGAGGTGAAAAATATAGATATGCAGTAACATTTCGAGTGCCCGTCATGTCTAGTGATTGGGTGTCTGCATTGTGGGATATGAGGGACAGTCTTTCCAGCTGCAGCGGTAACAATGAAGAATTG GTCGCCAATTTCAAACTGAAGCCATTCTTTGGGGCCCGTGTTTGCTTCTTTGGATTTCCCGAGGATGAGAAGAGACACATGTGCGAGGTGCTGCAGCAGCAAGGAGGGGAACCTACAGAGATAACCGATCCAAATTGTACCCACGTG GTAACAGACTTAGGCAAGCATCGCTATAGGATTACCAACAGCGCAAAAAACCCGCTGCCATACTTAAGGTTTTCCAACGACACTCTTCAGCTTGAATTAGCTCTCGCCAACAAGTCCCTGTCATACTCCTTTGAATATTACGATCCTTACACCAACACCATACCCTCGCCCGCAAAATCGATCTTCGCGTCGCGCCTTCTCAGCATGGGTAAGCGCAAGTTCCAACATGACGACGACAAGCCAACTCACGAGAACGTCAGCCAAGATTCGGCCATTTGTATGGACTACTCCAACGACTTGCCCAGTCCAAACAGCGAACCCGCAGCTATGACGTTCGAGGAAATCAGCGAGGAGGACGAGGAGACCATGGACCGAACGCTGAGCATTGGAGAGTCTTCCGAGGATTTATGGACTGACGGAACAATGGATGTCGACTCTGGTATCGACGATGTCAGAACGATGAGAAAGTCTGTGTCACTAATTTCCAAGTACGAGCACGGTAAAATCTACGGCACCAATACACTTGCCGGTAAGAAGCACACGCCCTTGAAGAACGTGCAGTCCTGTTCGCTCATCGCATTTAACAGCAGTGGCAAGAAAGTTGCAACTCCACGTCGTTACATCCGTTGGAAGAGATCTTCGTCACATACCGGAACACCTAATAAGCAACTAACCAGCTGTGCAAGTGAGCCCAAGCTACGAACCCACGTAACCAAGAGACACAGCTACCAGACGGCCAGCGTAACATTCAGCGACAGCGTAAACTACTTAAACGCGTCCGCGGGCGAgggcaaaaaaacaaaaactcgcAAAAGCTCGAAAACACTGACTAAGGCTCTCAAGCAGAGCTCCGCGTTATTCTCGAAAATCAGCGAGATTGTCTTTCCCTCCACCTTCAAGCAGTACATGCCGGTGACGCCTTGCCGACCGAGTCAGCAACAACGACGAGAGGATGACTGTGTCACCAGGCAGAAATATACACCATTACCTAGTCCGTTGCCGGTCCCGGCGAAAATGGCCAGGTTGGGATCGGATTCGGACTGCAAAGTCAGGGTctcacagcagcagcaggagacACAGTGCGTCTCGGTGACAGATTTAACAGCGCAGAAGAATTTGACTCCGAAGTGTGCCAGAAACATCAAAAGAGCGCCAGAGAAGTCCTTTCTAGTG GTTGTAGACGAATCTAACGTCAACGCGTTACCTGATCTTGCATCTGCAAGAGCACACATAGTTAAGGCTGAATGGTTCTGGACCTCTGTGCAAAATGAAGGTGCAGCCGATGAAAAAGACTACCTGTTTGAAGAT TACCTGGAACAAGTCATGTCGCCGTCAGCCTCGGCACGGCGGGACAGCCAACAAGCAGCGACGCCGACAACGGCTTCCACGAGACGGAAACGTAAGCGACTCGCGGAAACGTTGTCGAGTCTGGTACAAAATGGTGCGGATTCACCAGCCTTACACAAAAGACGTTCGAGCATAAGCGACGCAGGTCATCTAAGCGTTAGCGGTAGCTTCCTGGACTGCACTGCAAGTCCCGATAAACAATTACTAGATG AGGTAGAGGCTGTGAACACAGATAGTGCGAGGAAAAATCTTTCTCCACGCCATCAAGTCTTTTTAGAACTTGTACAGACGGAATCGAATTACGTCGGCATTCTTAGCACCATCATGACT CTGTTCAAATCGCCACTAGAAGATCTTATTGAAACAAGTGGAGAATTACTAAATAGTACAGAAGCCAAAATCATCTTCGGTAATTTTCCACCGATTTACGAGGTGCATAAACAGATGCTCGAAGAGCTGCGCTTTTGCGCGAATCACTGGTCAGAAGAAAATAGCATAggaaacatatttttaaaatttgcatcAGATTTGGTGAAGGCGTATCCTCCTTACGTGAACttctttgaaaatacaaaGGAAATGCTGGATCAGTGCGATCAAAACAAGCCCAGGTTTCATGCTTTTCTCAAAATCTGCCAAACTAAGCCTGAATGCGGTAGACAAAGTTTGAAGGAACTGTTGATTAAACCAGTGCAACGCCTTCCCAGTATTAGTTTATTGTTAAATG ATATCCTTAAGCATACACATAAGAGTAATCCGGATCACAGTGCCTTGGAAAAGTCATTAAGTAGCATTAAGGAAGTTATGACGTATATCAATGAAGATAAACGAAAGACTGAGGGTCAGCTCGCAATGTTTGATATATTTAATGAGATCGACAATTGTCCGCCGCATCTGGtgtcctcgcaccgctcgttCATTGGCAAGTGCGACGTGCAGGAATTGAGCGAGGGACTGAGCGGCCGTGGCGATCATctcgttttctttttgttcACGGATATGCTCGAGATCTGCAAGAAGCGATCGAAGGCGTTTAACTCGATGAAGAGTCCAAATACGGTTAATGGACTGCATTCTGTCAAAATGAGCCAGGTCAAGCCGTATAAGCATATCAAAATGTTGTCGTTAAGCACAGTTAAAAAGGTTGTGGATATTCGGGAAACAGAAg AGTGTCGAAACGTGTTTGCTTTAATGGTTCGGAGTAATCAAGAGTTGAAAGAAAAACTGTATTCTTTCACAATTACTGACGAGGAGGTGAATAAAACAAATTACCTGCGAACGTTGTGTCGACAAATGGCCAATACTGTTTGTAAAGCTGATGCG gATACGTTTCTTATCAGTCTCGATCACAGTCAGCTTGAAATTGATACTAGTGATGTAGCCTTAGGAACTTTAAGTAAAGCATTTAA GTTCGCATCGCGCACGAGGATGAAGGTGGGCCGAGCATTCAGTTTCAACAAGACGCCGAGCAAGCTGAAGCGCGCTATGTCAACGATGATGTCGCCGTTTGGTTCGACCAACAGTTTAACCCCGGCGAGTCAGCAACTTGCTCAAATGAGGCTTGCCAGCTGCAATAATATTAAC GAACTGGGCAACGGTGGTTCGGGCTCACCGTCGCGAGACGAGGTTCTTGTTGCACCCATGTCGGTCCAGCCGACGCGCAAGGCTAAATGCAGTACCCTCAGTATGGCCTCCCTTCGAAGGTTGTAA